GGGTGGGATTTTCTGATGAGAATAGTCTGTTTCAATAACACATCAGTCTCAGTTGGTTCAGAGAGCGGAGGCATCCATTCACCACCTTGATAACATTCTATCTTTCCTCCAATGCTTCCAACCGGAGCTGTAAACTTCACAGCCATCCAGTTTCCACCCTTTGCTTCCGTTCCGATGACCGATGCTTCTCCTGGAGGATAATCAACTCCTAGCCAAATCCTCTGTGTTGCATCTCCCAATATTTCCCTATCCATATATACAAACAGAATGTATGTCCCTTGGTCATCTCTTGTGATACTGCTAATTGTGAGGTTGACAAAGCATTCTTTAGGACTGTCCTCATCATGTGTTAACTCTACTCTATATCTGTGCTCCTGACTTTTCTGTGAAGATGGTTGTGATTCATCTGTTGATATGTAAAATGGATTTCTGTATGAATATTGTAACGTGACTGATGTACTGCTACATGGATATGGGAAAATCAGGTTTGCATCTTGCCCTTGCATTAAAGATAATGCATtgcagtgacatgttttcagaAATATGGGAATAATTAACAAAAATGCAACATTGTGGTGGATAGTTAACCTGTCCATTTTTTACTCTTTTATGGacagaaaattaaaattgatttgtttcCACTCCTTCAATTTGTGATGATCAGATTAAACCAAGAATGGAATACATAATGATTTTGATACAATGATTGTAACTGTGCTCAGAGTTATGATGCTTTATGACCAATAATGTTTATTGCTCTTGAAAAAATACACGATTTTAACCAAGTTTGCTATCCACATAGATTTCTGATGTATTAAATAGTTTTGAACACCTTCTTTTGTGTTAGTGGGTTGGTCCTGGATGAAATGTGTTGCTCAGAATCTTGGATGTATGGAAGCTCTACAACTAGATTCCTTGATGGTTGACAGCTTTCTCAGAACTTGAACTCGAAGTCCTCATGTAAGAAGAAAATTACAGCTTCGAATcctaaaaaagtaaaaagtgtGTTTTTAGACAAGAGATATCTCAGGAGAGCGAGTGAGAGTCTTGTGTCTCATCTTTGTCTTTGTCAATTTTGGAATCAAATGTCTCTGTCTTTGCATTGAGTTTTTTTGTCTATGTCTCGGTCTCTGCCTGACTGCCTCTGTCTTGGGAATCCTTGTCTCGGTTTCAGTATATGTATTGTCTAAAATTGTCTCATGCCCACATGAGCCATGTAAGAAGGAGAAAATTACCCATGTGCTAATTTTAGTCTAATATTCCTATGCAAATGCAATAATGCACTTTTATATTGTGCAGGGCCCCTTGGTAGAGCAGTTTTGTAACTGAAAGGGCTACCAtgctgaaataaaacaaaaataaataaatatatatcatcTCAGGATTTGCATGTCTCGCATCCTTATGAACAGATATAATTTGCCACATTGACAATTCTTAAATTGCAAACCAGGATTAAATTATGCCATAACTGCTTTGTCTAAGACATGATTTGACATCAATATTCTAATGCTCCTCGATAATGTATTAATGTATTTGATACCCACTTAAGCATGGAATCACAAATCAACAATGTTTGTAAATCCGCTCATTTCATGATCTATAACTTGAGACGTATCCgcaaatttttttatcaagacaCCATGAAAACTATTGTTCATGCTTGTATCACAAGTAAATTGGATTATTGTAATAGTGTTCTCTATGGATTACCCGATTCTCAAATAAGCAAACTGCAGAGAGTGCAAAACACATGT
This genomic window from Lytechinus variegatus isolate NC3 chromosome 10, Lvar_3.0, whole genome shotgun sequence contains:
- the LOC121422701 gene encoding uncharacterized protein LOC121422701; this encodes MDRLTIHHNVAFLLIIPIFLKTCHCNALSLMQGQDANLIFPYPCSSTSVTLQYSYRNPFYISTDESQPSSQKSQEHRYRVELTHDEDSPKECFVNLTISSITRDDQGTYILFVYMDREILGDATQRIWLGVDYPPGEASVIGTEAKGGNWMAVKFTAPVGSIGGKIECYQGGEWMPPLSEPTETDVLLKQTILIRKSHPVFCCSSVFYEEKDICACNDTALYLEPSSSNTPCPTVPRKIPKATTSRYRSPEAVEITLSVTSTNYIQSTSTKSQDASKNIQHNLKIAIIILVIILVIMLTIIAILLFKLRQKRNNNNMESFDAYKLKHCGRDDIQEIVKLRLNSQNTATSP